From Natrinema amylolyticum, the proteins below share one genomic window:
- a CDS encoding RNA-guided endonuclease InsQ/TnpB family protein, with protein sequence MEYSHRYPAYPRQQVAAALDSHIDIHRQAYNYTLYEYENVDVDDIGSAYKHHYRLTDWKDEFPVFAEVNSKALQRTVTRFYQNLNGLSEQKQNGRKVGKLKWKSPQEFQSMTYSQSGFELKNTSGRRATLWLSKIGDIPIRYHREIPDEADIKEVTVKKESTSDWFVSFALETDEADLPEKSPVDSLDASNSVGVDLGIQNYIHTSDGKTVDWLDLEDEYDRLRHEQRKLSRKEKGSNNYEKQRREVATVKRHIRRKVLDYQHKITTWLVCEYDAVFVEDLDVKGMLEQSQNARNTQDAAWRQFITLLEYKADLYGCHVVQVEAAGTTKECAKCTVETAKPIWVREHSCPSCGFECDRDANAAMNVLKRGFSELGLGWPEDTPVETALPTDTHSVSAKRVIETGIPTLNEAAPAAE encoded by the coding sequence ATGGAGTACAGTCACCGCTACCCCGCATACCCGAGACAACAGGTAGCGGCTGCACTGGACTCTCACATCGACATTCATCGCCAAGCGTACAACTACACTCTCTACGAATACGAGAACGTGGACGTCGACGACATCGGTTCCGCGTACAAACACCACTACCGACTCACCGACTGGAAAGACGAATTCCCCGTCTTCGCGGAAGTTAACTCCAAAGCACTGCAACGAACTGTCACTCGGTTCTACCAGAACCTCAACGGACTCTCCGAGCAGAAGCAAAACGGACGCAAGGTCGGGAAGCTCAAGTGGAAGTCACCACAGGAGTTCCAGAGTATGACGTACTCGCAGTCTGGCTTCGAACTCAAAAACACGAGTGGCCGACGCGCGACGCTCTGGCTCTCTAAAATCGGCGACATCCCGATCCGCTACCACCGCGAAATCCCCGACGAAGCCGACATCAAAGAAGTCACGGTCAAGAAAGAGTCAACTAGCGACTGGTTCGTCTCCTTCGCCCTCGAAACCGACGAGGCCGACCTTCCCGAGAAATCCCCGGTTGATTCGCTCGACGCGAGCAACAGCGTCGGCGTTGACCTCGGCATCCAGAACTACATTCACACTAGCGACGGCAAGACCGTGGACTGGCTTGACCTCGAAGATGAATACGACCGTCTCCGCCACGAGCAACGGAAGTTGTCGCGGAAGGAGAAGGGGTCGAACAACTACGAGAAGCAACGCCGAGAAGTGGCGACGGTCAAGCGACACATCCGTCGAAAGGTGCTGGACTACCAGCACAAAATCACGACGTGGCTCGTCTGCGAGTACGATGCTGTGTTCGTCGAGGACTTGGACGTGAAGGGGATGTTGGAGCAGTCACAGAACGCTCGCAACACGCAGGACGCGGCGTGGCGTCAGTTTATCACTCTCCTCGAATACAAGGCAGACTTGTACGGCTGTCACGTCGTTCAGGTGGAAGCAGCAGGAACGACGAAGGAGTGCGCGAAGTGTACTGTGGAGACGGCGAAACCCATCTGGGTTCGAGAACACTCTTGTCCGTCGTGTGGGTTCGAGTGTGATCGGGACGCGAACGCGGCGATGAACGTCCTCAAGCGCGGCTTTTCTGAACTAGGGCTGGGATGGCCCGAAGACACGCCTGTGGAGACTGCGCTCCCTACGGACACCCATTCGGTGTCTGCAAAGCGCGTCATAGAAACAGGAATCCCCACCCTCAACGAAGCCGCACCAGCGGCTGAGTAG
- a CDS encoding class I SAM-dependent methyltransferase, which translates to MMRTMMRRPMLIPLKGSRLRRDPVLMVQNQYQFEKVTEYYNSEGIYERYVQDATKGLTDKERQAIGQYFAVDGGMVLDLGCGTGRTTAVLDEMGFDVIGADLTESYLEVAREVTSDVEFCVSEAMSLPFDDETFDYVLFSYNGIDHIIPEGKRYMTLLEIRRVLKPEGIFLFSTHNFWSLVGFNPLNTQQILRTLAFWLVNIHPRWLLTRYKMDNAVQQGPLPNYYIRPTAQRRQLKACGFEVIETVGTNRSLRQKFHRWHYYVARKIRNGR; encoded by the coding sequence ATGATGAGAACCATGATGCGCAGGCCGATGTTAATTCCGCTCAAAGGGAGTCGTCTGAGAAGGGACCCTGTACTAATGGTTCAAAATCAGTATCAATTTGAAAAGGTCACTGAATATTATAATTCGGAGGGAATCTACGAGAGATACGTACAGGATGCGACGAAAGGGCTGACCGACAAAGAGCGACAAGCTATCGGTCAATACTTCGCCGTCGATGGGGGGATGGTACTGGATCTCGGATGCGGAACTGGCAGGACGACGGCGGTGCTTGATGAAATGGGATTTGACGTGATCGGAGCCGACCTCACCGAATCCTATCTCGAGGTCGCACGCGAAGTGACTTCGGATGTAGAATTCTGCGTCAGCGAGGCGATGTCGTTACCGTTTGACGACGAGACGTTCGACTATGTCCTGTTCTCATATAACGGAATCGACCATATTATCCCGGAAGGAAAGCGGTACATGACATTACTGGAGATTCGACGAGTGCTGAAGCCAGAGGGGATATTCCTATTCAGCACACATAACTTCTGGAGTTTGGTAGGATTCAATCCGTTGAACACGCAACAGATACTACGAACTCTCGCCTTTTGGCTGGTAAACATCCATCCCCGATGGCTATTGACGAGGTACAAGATGGACAACGCCGTGCAACAGGGTCCGCTACCGAATTATTATATCAGGCCCACAGCGCAACGGCGACAATTGAAAGCCTGCGGATTCGAAGTGATTGAGACGGTTGGAACGAACAGGTCTCTCCGGCAGAAATTCCATCGGTGGCACTATTATGTCGCACGGAAAATACGGAACGGACGCTAA
- the citE gene encoding L-malyl-CoA/beta-methylmalyl-CoA lyase: protein MTDDIRLCRTFQTAPAAVPKDDSAKYLTSALEAEGFQAPDWLVPDMEDGTAPDMKAEGLENTIEKVPEYDFPGEIWPRVEWSYEDEEYCEKGRDQIDRLVGEIGDEIDGVVVPKVGRLEDVKRAAEVVAEAEAEHGYDDGSIGLSIIIETGRARSDLREISKFGEDSRLTALVFGPVDYAAELGGRDLGDGMPRWDGLLEALSNEASAGGLLSIGGPFDDLFKERAGLTYYNADEYADQVEHEAQLGLDGSWSLYPKQTIQANTVHMPTPEELERDVHKIERFNEAKREGTGAVTIDGQMVDEATFKNFRNTVQQVRAIDDIRPAQTEDYYDADLLSRARELELSYR, encoded by the coding sequence ATGACTGACGACATTCGACTCTGCCGCACGTTCCAGACCGCACCGGCCGCCGTCCCGAAAGACGACTCGGCGAAGTATCTGACCTCCGCGCTCGAGGCGGAGGGGTTCCAGGCACCCGACTGGCTCGTCCCCGACATGGAAGACGGGACGGCACCGGACATGAAAGCCGAGGGGCTCGAGAACACCATCGAAAAGGTTCCCGAGTACGACTTCCCCGGCGAAATCTGGCCCCGCGTCGAGTGGAGCTACGAGGACGAGGAGTACTGCGAGAAGGGGCGCGACCAGATCGACCGGCTCGTGGGCGAGATCGGCGACGAGATCGACGGCGTCGTCGTCCCCAAGGTCGGCCGCCTCGAAGACGTGAAACGCGCCGCCGAGGTCGTCGCCGAGGCAGAGGCCGAACACGGCTACGACGACGGCTCGATCGGCCTCTCGATCATCATCGAGACCGGCCGCGCCCGCTCTGACCTGCGCGAAATATCCAAGTTCGGCGAGGACTCTCGCCTCACCGCGCTCGTCTTCGGCCCCGTCGACTACGCCGCAGAACTCGGTGGCCGCGACCTCGGCGACGGCATGCCCCGTTGGGACGGTCTCCTCGAGGCACTCTCGAACGAAGCCAGCGCCGGCGGCCTGCTCTCGATCGGCGGTCCCTTCGACGACCTGTTCAAGGAACGCGCCGGCCTGACCTACTACAACGCTGATGAGTACGCCGACCAGGTCGAACACGAAGCACAACTCGGCCTCGACGGCTCCTGGTCGCTCTACCCCAAGCAGACGATCCAGGCCAACACCGTTCACATGCCCACGCCCGAGGAACTCGAGCGCGACGTCCACAAGATCGAGCGCTTCAACGAGGCCAAACGCGAGGGCACTGGCGCGGTCACCATCGACGGCCAGATGGTCGACGAGGCCACCTTCAAGAACTTCCGCAACACTGTCCAGCAGGTCCGTGCGATCGACGACATCCGCCCCGCACAGACCGAGGACTACTACGACGCGGACCTGCTCTCTCGAGCGCGCGAGCTCGAGCTGTCCTACCGCTGA
- the mch gene encoding 2-methylfumaryl-CoA hydratase, with product MTDWTDPDTFAQALEQVETKEKGNCFEDFEEGDVIEHDPGLTLTEWGNEQWMSQTLNHDPAYWRTDAAEERGFDEPPIHPDYLTAATLGITVEDLSEKGGYFLGRTDVRFPEAPVHAGTELHVESEVVNCATSSSRPEYGIVSWRTRGRDAETGDVLCSYERTNMIPRREPVATDGGGAAAAEGDGDDGPELPEEFIAPEGGYYEDFVAALEEAEDENAAVAYRHERGRTQDDVTVASLPLATLNTAKQHHNVDVMSDSPSGDIVTYGDVTRSTALGHARSDEETWREVGFDDESFHTFVAVGDTVYAFTRVLEAEEDASSEQAGTVTFEHIAFNQDDEPVYSGTRTAEIRKRSN from the coding sequence ATGACTGATTGGACCGATCCCGACACGTTCGCACAGGCGCTCGAGCAAGTCGAGACCAAGGAGAAGGGCAACTGCTTCGAGGACTTCGAGGAAGGGGACGTCATCGAGCACGACCCCGGACTCACGCTCACGGAGTGGGGCAACGAACAGTGGATGAGCCAGACGCTCAATCACGACCCCGCCTACTGGCGGACCGACGCCGCCGAGGAACGCGGGTTCGACGAACCGCCGATCCACCCGGACTACCTCACCGCCGCGACGCTGGGCATCACCGTCGAGGATCTGAGCGAGAAGGGTGGCTACTTCCTCGGGCGGACCGACGTTCGCTTCCCCGAAGCGCCGGTCCACGCCGGTACCGAACTCCACGTCGAGAGCGAGGTCGTCAACTGCGCGACCTCGAGTTCCCGACCCGAGTACGGTATCGTCTCGTGGCGAACCCGCGGGAGGGACGCCGAGACCGGTGACGTGCTCTGTTCCTACGAACGCACGAACATGATTCCGCGCCGCGAGCCCGTCGCGACGGACGGCGGCGGTGCTGCAGCGGCCGAAGGGGACGGCGACGACGGCCCCGAACTCCCCGAGGAGTTCATCGCACCCGAGGGCGGCTACTACGAGGACTTCGTCGCGGCGCTCGAGGAAGCCGAGGACGAGAACGCCGCCGTCGCCTACCGGCACGAGCGCGGCCGGACCCAGGACGACGTCACCGTCGCCTCGCTACCGCTGGCGACGCTCAACACGGCGAAACAGCACCACAACGTCGACGTGATGTCCGACTCGCCGTCGGGCGACATCGTCACCTACGGCGACGTGACCCGATCGACCGCGCTGGGCCACGCCCGTTCGGACGAGGAGACCTGGCGCGAGGTCGGCTTCGACGACGAATCGTTCCACACGTTCGTCGCGGTTGGTGACACCGTCTACGCCTTCACGCGCGTGCTCGAGGCCGAGGAGGACGCTTCGAGCGAGCAGGCTGGCACCGTCACTTTCGAGCACATCGCGTTCAACCAGGACGACGAACCCGTCTACTCGGGGACGCGAACCGCGGAGATTCGAAAGCGTTCTAACTAA
- a CDS encoding methylaspartate ammonia-lyase — protein sequence MEITGIHATPGYSGFFFDDQRAIKQGAEHDGFTYEGEPVTDGFDEIRQAGETIIVDVELADGTVVRGDCAAVQYSGAGGRDPLFQAEEYAPVIEGPVADALEGRDATDFLANAELLEEMEVAGDRLHTAIRYGVSQALLAAAAEAENTTRTDVMADALGTEPATEPVPVFGQSGDDRYNNTEKMFVKGVPVLPHALINSVEKIGENGETLLEYVEWLTQRSQELGPDGYEPRFHIDVYGMIGEIFGAPYDRDEVVDYFAALEAAAAPYPIQIEGPMDVGNRADQIDAMVELREGLADANVGVDIVADEWCNTFEDVQAFVDAGAADLVQVKTPDLGGIHRSGQAVRYCEGTDTRAYLGGTCNETETSARACAHVALATNAAQVLAKPGMGFDEGYMIVENEMRRTIARRNREQQQTDTDEITADD from the coding sequence ATGGAGATTACAGGAATACATGCCACGCCCGGCTACTCCGGGTTCTTCTTCGACGACCAGCGCGCGATCAAGCAGGGGGCAGAGCACGACGGGTTCACCTACGAGGGCGAGCCCGTCACCGACGGCTTCGACGAGATTCGACAGGCCGGCGAGACGATCATCGTCGACGTCGAACTCGCCGACGGTACCGTGGTGCGGGGCGACTGCGCTGCGGTCCAGTACTCCGGTGCCGGCGGGCGCGACCCGCTCTTTCAGGCCGAGGAGTACGCCCCCGTCATCGAGGGCCCCGTCGCCGACGCGCTCGAGGGCCGCGACGCGACCGACTTCCTCGCGAACGCCGAACTGCTCGAAGAGATGGAAGTTGCGGGCGATCGGCTCCACACGGCGATCCGCTACGGCGTCTCGCAGGCGCTGCTCGCCGCCGCCGCAGAAGCCGAGAACACGACGCGCACGGACGTGATGGCCGACGCGCTCGGCACCGAGCCCGCGACGGAGCCGGTGCCCGTCTTCGGGCAGTCCGGCGACGACCGCTACAACAACACGGAAAAGATGTTCGTCAAGGGCGTCCCGGTCCTGCCCCACGCGCTCATCAACAGCGTCGAGAAGATCGGCGAAAACGGGGAAACGCTGCTCGAGTACGTCGAGTGGCTCACCCAGCGCTCCCAGGAACTCGGACCGGACGGCTACGAACCCCGCTTCCACATCGACGTCTACGGGATGATCGGGGAGATCTTCGGCGCGCCCTACGATCGCGACGAGGTCGTCGATTACTTCGCCGCGCTCGAGGCGGCCGCGGCCCCCTACCCGATCCAGATCGAGGGGCCGATGGACGTCGGGAATCGTGCGGACCAGATCGACGCGATGGTCGAACTCCGGGAGGGGCTCGCCGACGCCAACGTTGGCGTCGACATCGTCGCCGACGAGTGGTGTAACACCTTCGAGGACGTCCAAGCGTTCGTCGACGCGGGCGCGGCCGACCTCGTGCAGGTGAAGACGCCCGATCTGGGCGGCATCCACCGGAGCGGACAGGCCGTCCGCTACTGCGAGGGGACCGACACCCGCGCCTACCTCGGCGGCACCTGCAACGAGACGGAAACCTCCGCGCGGGCCTGCGCCCACGTCGCGCTCGCGACGAATGCCGCGCAGGTGCTCGCAAAGCCCGGCATGGGCTTCGACGAGGGCTACATGATCGTCGAGAACGAGATGCGACGGACGATCGCCCGACGGAACCGCGAACAGCAGCAGACCGACACCGACGAGATTACCGCAGATGACTGA
- a CDS encoding methylaspartate mutase subunit E, whose product MIRDERIPSDELRRIDEEIRSNWPTGADVDFEDAIEYHESLPDHKRFADVLESADKPLLQPRAGVPRLDDQIELLQYLLEEGQADLLPTTIDSYTRDNEYEKAQQGLDKALETGDDTLNGFPAVNHGVDGCRELIDAVDAPIEVRHGTPDARLLAAITFAGGFQSFEGGPISYNIPYTKRHGLEETIEKWQFVDRLAGAYTERGVRINREPFGPLTGTLVPPSIAIAIMIVEGQLAATQGVRSITLGYGQVGNIVQDVAALNALKKLGNEYLPDEVVVTTVFHEWMGGFPPDEARANGVISLGGMTAAIAQPDKVITKSPQEFQGVPTMEANSAGLRTTRQVIDMAIEQKIDIDGIEEEQDLIERETRCLMDTIFEHGDGDVVQGTLKAFDSGALDVPFAPSDSAAGAVLPARDDDGRVRIFEWADLEMDDDIKEIHKARLSQRATTEGRDQSFRMVADDVDAISDGKLIGRPQGDV is encoded by the coding sequence ATGATACGAGACGAACGCATTCCATCCGACGAGCTACGGCGTATCGACGAGGAAATTCGGTCGAATTGGCCGACGGGCGCGGACGTCGACTTCGAGGACGCCATCGAGTACCACGAATCGCTGCCGGACCACAAGCGATTCGCGGACGTCCTCGAGTCGGCCGACAAGCCCCTCCTCCAGCCCCGGGCCGGCGTGCCCCGGCTCGACGACCAGATCGAGCTTCTGCAGTACCTCCTCGAGGAGGGACAGGCGGACCTCCTCCCGACGACGATCGACTCGTACACGCGCGACAACGAGTACGAGAAGGCCCAGCAGGGCCTCGACAAGGCCCTCGAGACGGGCGACGACACCCTGAACGGCTTTCCGGCCGTCAACCACGGGGTCGACGGCTGCCGGGAACTGATCGACGCGGTCGATGCGCCGATCGAGGTCCGCCACGGCACACCGGACGCTCGGCTGCTCGCGGCGATCACCTTCGCCGGCGGCTTCCAGAGCTTCGAGGGCGGCCCGATCTCCTACAACATTCCGTACACGAAGCGCCACGGCCTCGAGGAGACCATCGAGAAGTGGCAGTTCGTCGACCGCCTCGCGGGGGCGTACACCGAACGCGGCGTGCGGATCAACCGCGAGCCGTTCGGCCCGCTGACCGGCACCCTCGTCCCGCCGTCGATCGCGATCGCGATCATGATCGTCGAGGGCCAGTTAGCGGCGACGCAGGGCGTGCGCTCGATCACGCTCGGCTACGGCCAGGTCGGCAACATTGTGCAGGATGTCGCCGCGCTGAACGCGCTCAAGAAGTTGGGCAACGAATATCTGCCCGACGAGGTCGTCGTCACCACCGTCTTCCACGAGTGGATGGGCGGCTTCCCGCCGGACGAGGCGCGGGCCAACGGCGTCATCAGCCTCGGCGGCATGACCGCTGCCATCGCACAGCCGGACAAGGTCATCACCAAGTCGCCCCAGGAGTTCCAGGGGGTGCCGACCATGGAGGCCAACTCGGCCGGTCTGCGCACGACGCGGCAGGTCATCGACATGGCCATCGAACAGAAGATTGACATCGACGGCATCGAGGAGGAACAGGACCTCATCGAGCGCGAGACCCGGTGTCTGATGGACACTATCTTCGAGCACGGCGACGGCGACGTCGTCCAGGGGACGCTCAAGGCCTTCGACTCGGGGGCGCTCGACGTGCCGTTCGCACCCAGCGACAGCGCGGCGGGTGCCGTCCTGCCCGCCCGAGACGACGACGGCCGCGTCCGCATCTTCGAGTGGGCCGACCTCGAGATGGACGACGACATCAAGGAGATTCACAAGGCTCGACTCTCGCAGCGCGCCACGACCGAGGGCCGCGACCAGTCGTTCCGGATGGTCGCGGACGACGTCGACGCGATCAGCGACGGAAAGCTCATCGGCCGACCACAGGGGGACGTCTAA
- the glmS gene encoding methylaspartate mutase subunit S — protein MVLHTMSQTVVLGVIGSDAHVVGITILEQAFSAAGFDVVNLGVQTSQEDFAEAAKAHDASAVLVSSLYGHAEQDCQGFHGVLEDAGVDAVSYIGGNLAVGQDDFEQTRRTFRELGFDRVFDSETDPEDAIAALREDLQISPTESERATISS, from the coding sequence ATGGTTTTGCATACGATGTCCCAAACGGTCGTCCTCGGCGTGATCGGCTCGGATGCCCACGTCGTTGGCATCACAATCTTAGAGCAAGCCTTCAGTGCAGCCGGCTTCGATGTCGTGAACCTCGGCGTCCAGACCTCCCAGGAGGACTTCGCCGAAGCCGCCAAAGCCCACGACGCGAGCGCTGTACTTGTCTCCTCGCTCTACGGTCATGCCGAGCAGGACTGCCAGGGATTCCACGGCGTCCTCGAGGACGCGGGCGTCGACGCGGTCAGCTACATCGGCGGCAACCTCGCCGTCGGCCAGGACGACTTCGAGCAGACCCGGCGGACGTTCCGGGAGCTCGGGTTCGACCGCGTCTTCGATTCCGAGACCGATCCCGAGGACGCGATTGCTGCGCTCCGCGAGGATCTCCAGATCTCACCGACGGAGTCGGAACGGGCGACTATCAGTTCGTAG
- the mct gene encoding succinyl-CoA:mesaconate CoA-transferase, which yields MGALSNLRVLDLTQVLAGPYCTMLLADMGADVVKIERPGGDMIRSNPPFVDDPDEEAYGGYFQSVNRGKRSIELNLGDDEDRADFLSLVEEADIVVENYRSGTMEKYDLGYETLTEYNEEIIYSSIRGFGDPRTGETHRQGQPSFDLIAQALGGVMETTGQPDGPPTKTGPGVGDLFTATLNCIGILAAVNHREQTGEGQYVDTAMYDSMLSFTERAVYQQSYTGEAPTRRGNSHPTLFPYNAFETADGYAVIAAFNDNHWAELCAVMDREDLAEEYPTTAERLEHRAALRDEIADWALEQTNDELVGSLEGRVPAAPVQTTEEIFDDEHVHARDMLVPVEQPGADRDVEIAGNPIKMSETEPKPRGRAPLLDEHREEVLGEQAEKTADD from the coding sequence ATGGGAGCACTCTCGAACCTTCGCGTGCTGGATCTGACCCAGGTGCTGGCTGGGCCGTACTGCACGATGTTGCTCGCGGACATGGGCGCGGACGTGGTCAAAATCGAGCGGCCGGGCGGCGACATGATCCGGTCGAACCCGCCGTTCGTCGACGATCCCGACGAGGAGGCCTACGGCGGCTACTTCCAGAGCGTCAACCGCGGCAAGCGCAGCATCGAGCTGAACCTCGGCGACGACGAGGACCGCGCGGACTTCCTCTCGCTGGTCGAAGAGGCCGACATCGTCGTCGAGAACTACCGCTCCGGGACGATGGAGAAGTACGATCTGGGCTACGAGACCCTCACGGAGTACAACGAGGAGATCATCTACTCCTCGATCCGCGGCTTCGGCGACCCGCGCACGGGCGAGACCCACCGGCAGGGCCAGCCCTCCTTCGACCTCATCGCGCAGGCGCTGGGCGGCGTCATGGAGACCACCGGCCAGCCCGACGGCCCGCCGACCAAGACCGGCCCCGGCGTCGGTGACCTCTTCACCGCGACGCTGAACTGCATCGGCATTCTCGCGGCGGTCAACCACCGCGAACAGACCGGCGAGGGCCAGTACGTCGACACCGCCATGTACGACTCGATGCTCAGCTTCACCGAACGGGCCGTCTACCAGCAGTCCTACACCGGCGAGGCCCCCACCCGTCGGGGCAACTCCCACCCGACGCTGTTCCCCTACAACGCCTTCGAGACCGCCGACGGCTACGCCGTCATCGCCGCGTTCAACGACAACCACTGGGCCGAACTCTGTGCCGTGATGGACCGCGAGGACCTCGCCGAAGAGTATCCCACGACCGCGGAACGCCTCGAGCACCGCGCGGCCCTCCGGGACGAAATCGCCGACTGGGCCCTCGAGCAGACCAACGACGAACTCGTCGGCAGCCTCGAGGGCCGGGTCCCGGCCGCGCCCGTCCAGACCACCGAAGAGATCTTTGACGACGAGCACGTCCACGCTCGAGACATGCTCGTCCCCGTCGAACAGCCCGGTGCCGACCGCGACGTCGAGATCGCGGGCAACCCGATCAAGATGAGCGAGACCGAACCGAAGCCCCGCGGTCGCGCGCCGCTGCTGGACGAGCACCGCGAGGAAGTGTTGGGCGAGCAGGCAGAGAAGACGGCCGACGACTGA